In the genome of Methylococcus sp. EFPC2, the window GAATAAAAATTGCCTCTTAAACTCTCTCCCCAAGGAACCTACTTGGAGATTGGAGGTAAAGAAGGTGTCATCTCCCACTGTGGCGAGCATATCCGAAACCGAAGCGCGCATCGTCAGTCAGCTTCTAGATGCTTTGCGTAACCTGCGCTTTGGATCGATCGAATTAACCGTACATGACGGACGCGTGGTCCAGATTGAACGGCGTGAGAAAGTCCGCCTCGAACATAACGGCTCTTCCCGTTAGGGCGCCTCTTTCATCTATCAGCGGTTCATACTTCTCTCCTGGGGCGTAGCCTTGTTGGCGGGCATTTAGCCCGCCTTTTTTATATGGGCGACGTGAGGGAATCCAGGCGCTTAAGTGCCGCACACATACATCGGGCACGGGTCTTCATCCCGGTTATTTAATTCATCTGTCGAGGAGGTAAGCCATGCACAACGTCATGCGATGTACCCATTCCAAACTATCATTTACCCGCTCACGCGGGCTATCCGGTGGGGTTCCCCGCTCTTTCCGGATAATGCGTAATCAGGGAGTAATTCAAGAGGACACTAGCTATGCCATTGCACGATCTGGTCGAATATTTCAATCAACGTATCAGTGATGAACAAGGATTAAAAATACCCCCACTCAGTGTGCGGGGCGGACAGATCGAAGGCCGCTTCGGCGATCTGCGTCTGGCCAGTGAATTTCATCCCATCCGCCGTGCAGACGATCCCAGTCAAGTAATCGGTCACGACGCCACGCTTCAGGCATTCGAACCTGAATCCAGCCATAACCTGGCCGCCAAGGTCTTCCATGCCGCCGACGTCGGCAGCATCATCAACGTGGACCGCATGGTTCGCACCATCCACATGCTGAACTACCTGCCCGACGCTCATGAAAACGGCTATTTGTTTCTGCATGTGCATCCCCGCCACATCCTCGGAGTCAAACGGGACCACGGCGCTTATTTCGAGGAAGTAATATTCCGTTGCGGACTTTCCCCGCGCCGCGTGGTCATCAGCGTGCCCGTCACGCCGGTCTACGACCGCCAACTGATTCTGCTGCTCGAAGGCTTGAAGAACTATCAGGAACGCGGGTACGGAACGGCCATCAAGTTCGACGACAAGGCCAACGCGGCTTTTCTGGAACGTTACTGCATCGAGTTTCTCTATCGCATCACACCGGATTTCGTGCGCCTGGATCGCACCTTCTTCTCAACCTTGCGGCAGAACGAGGATGTCTCGGCGAGGCGCAAGACCAATTTGCTCTCGGTCATACACAGCCTGGATGCCCATTTCGTGGTGGAGGGTATAGATGATCAACGCGACGTCGCACTCGCCAAGGCCCTGCGCGCCGATCTGGTCAAAGGCGCTTATTACGAACGGCAGGATGCGGTGGAGCCACCTTTACGCGCAGTTACCGGCGCCTAGCGTGGCCTCATTGGGGCGGCATGCGGCCGCCCCCGTTCCGACATGATTCCATTGCCATTTCGCCATCCCTGGAACGTGACGCCCTCCGAGGCTGTCGCCATCCAGAAATCGCTGCGTGAGTACCTGGTGTTGACGGACGATTTTGGAGAGATCCGCTGCGTGGCCGGCGTGGATTGCGGCTTCGAAGATGGCGGCACGACGACGCGCGCGGCGGTGGCGGTCCTGTCGTTTCCCGGTCTGCAGCCGGTAGATCAGGCTGTGGCGCGACTTCCCACGACCTTTCCCTACGTCCCTGGATTGCTGTCATTCCGCGAGGTGCCGGCGATCCTGGCTGCACTGGAAGGCTTGAGGCAGGCCCCCGATCTGCTGCTGGTCGACGGCCAGGGCTATGCTCATCCGCGGCGCCTGGGTATCGCCTGTCATCTGGGTTTGCTGACCGGTCTGCCCGCCATCGGCGTAGGCAAGACCCGGCTGATCGGTAAGCACGACGAGCCGCCGACGGAACGGGGGAGTTGGGTGCCTTTGCTGGATAAGGGCGAGGTGGTGGGGGCCGTGCTGCGCAGCCGGGTCGGGGTGCAACCCTTGTATGTTTCCGCCGGACACCGCATCGGGCTGGCTACGGCGGTGGATTGGGTGATGCGCTGTACCACCCGTTATCGCCTGCCGGAAACCACCCGTGCGGCGCATGGGCTGGCTTCCGGTTAGGTCTTGGGGAATAGGTCGTTTAACCTATCGGGGACCCTGATGATAGGGTCCATGCTACGGGCGCGGCCCGTACTTATTTGCGCAATTCCTGGTCGCGGTAGTGGACGTCGAGCCAGCAACGCGGCAAGTCCTCGCCGGATTGGAACTGCAGATCGGTCTTGAGGAACTTGTCGGCGTCCTGGACTTCCTCGCCATAATGAAAACGTCCTACCAGCGTCTTGTGGGTCGGATTGACCAGATCATTGAGGCTCAGCACTTCGACCAGATGGCCATCTTTTTTTTGTTTGAGAAACATGGCTTTACCCTCCTTAAGTGATGGAAGCGAGTCGGCAGGCCCGCTCGTTTGCGGAGCGAACTCAGCACCAGTTTAGACCGGACAAGCAGGGATTGTACGCCGTGTTTTGGTGTGGCAAAGCACTTTTCTCGGTCGATTTGTCCTAAACAGGCTGCAGATTGGCGTAAGCCAGCATCAGCCATTTCGCGCCTTCCTTGGCGAAATTCACCTGCACGCGGGCCTGGGCGCCTTCGCCTTCGGCTTGCAGGATGACGCCTTCGCCGAACTTGGCGTGCGTCACCCGCTGCCCTAGCTTGAAACCTCCCGCGTGGCCCGAACTGAGCGAGGCGGACTTCGTGACCGTAGCCGCCGTGACCGGCCGGCTGACCTGGGCGCGGGGGCGGATTTCCTGCAAGTGCTCGGCGGGTATTTCCCGCAGGAAGCGGGACGGCCGGGAATAGGTTTCCTTGCCGTACAGCCGGCGCGATTCGGCGTAGGTCATGACCAGTTGTTTGCGCGCGCGGGTGATGCCCACATAACAAAGCCTGCGTTCCTCCTCCAAGCGGCCGGGCTCTTCCATCGATTGCATACTGGGGAACAGGCCTTCTTCCAGGCCGACCAGGTAGACCTGCTCGAATTCCAGTCCCTTGGCCGAATGCAGGGTCATGAGCTGCACGCAATCCTCGGAAGGATCGCCCTGCGCCTCGCCGGCTTCCAGGGCGGCGTGGGCGAGGAATTGATCGAGCTTGCTCAAGCCCTCGTCCTCGGGCTGGGATTCGTTTTCGAACTGGCGCGCGGCGGTGACCAGTTCCTCCAGGTTCTCCACCCGGGTCTCGGCCTGCTCGCTCTTGTCCTTGCGGTAGTGATCCAGCAGGCCGGATTTTTCGATGCCGTGCCGGGCCTGTTCGTGCAGCGGTAGGTCTCGGCTAGCGGCCGCCAGCTTCTCGATCAGTTCCAGGAAGGCGGCCAGCAGGCCGCGCGCGCGCGCCGGCAGTTCCTGGCTTGCGCTCAAGGCTTGCGCCGCCTGCCAGAGGGAAACCTGGTCGCGCCGGGCCCATTCCCGGACGGCATCCAGGGTGCGCGCACCGATGCCGCGGGTGGGCGTGTTGACCACCCGCTCGAAGGACGGATCGTCGTGCCGGTTGGAGATCAGGCGCAGATAGGCCAAAGCATCCTTGATCTCTTGACGTTCGAAGAATCGCAGGCCGCCGTAGATGCGGTAGGGGATGCCCATGGCGATCAGCTTTTCTTCGAACTGCCGCGACTGCGCGTTGGAGCGGTAGAGTATGGCCATCTCCGACCGCCTCCCGCCTTCCTGGGCGCTGCGCCGGATGCGGTCGACCACGAAATAAGCCTCGTCCTGTTCGTTGAATGCGGCGTACAGGCCGATAGGCTCGCCGGCGCCGACCTCGGTCCACAGATTCTTGCCCAGACGCCCCTCGTTCTGCGCGATCAAGGCATTGGCGGCGTCGAGGATGTGGCCGGTCGAACGGTAGTTCTGTTCCAGGCGGATGAACTGGTGGTTGGGATAGTCGCGTTGGAACTGGTGGAGATTTTCGATCTTGGCCCCGCGCCAGCCGTAGATGGACTGGTCGTCGTCGCCGACTACGAACAGGTTGTCGTGATCCTGGGTGAGCAGGTTCAGCCAGGCATACTGGATGCTGTTGGTGTCCTGGAATTCGTCCACCAGCACGTGGCGGAAGCGCCGACGGTAATGCGCCAGGGGCTCGGGGTTGTCGCGCAGGAACTCGTGGGCGCGTAGCAGCAGCTCGGCGAAATCCACCAGGCCGGAGCGCTCGCACTGCTCCTCGTAGATGCGGTAGACGCGCTGCAACTGGCGCTCGAAGGGATCGTAGGCCTCGGGCAAATGGCGCGCGCGACGGCCTTCTTCCTTGTGTCCGTTGATGTACCAGCAGATTTGGCGCGCCGGCCAGCGCGACTCGTCCAGTTCCAGACCGCGCAGGATGCGCTTGACCAAGCGGGTCTGATCGTCCGAGTCCAGGATCTGGAAGGTTTCGGGTAGGCCGCATTCCTTGGCATGGCGACGCAGCAGGCGGTGCGCCAGGCCGTGGAAGGTGCCCATCCACATCGGACCGGCGGAGAAGTTCAACAATTGTTCGATACGCCCGCGCATCTCGCGCGCGGCCTTGTTGGTGAAGGTGACGGCCAGGATGCTGTTGGGCGAGACTTGTTCCACCTGCATCAGCCAGGCGATGCGGTGCACCAGCACGCGGGTCTTGCCGCTGCCGGCGCCGGCCAGAACCAGGATGGAAGTAGGCGGGGCGGTGACCGCCTGCCGTTGGGCGGGATTGAGGGGATCGATGAGCGCGGTGATATCCATGCCGCCATTCTACCGGAATTCGGCTTGCGCATTTTTTTCACAGACCCCACAATCCGGCTGTTAATTTACCAGGAGCTTTGCCATGAGTTTCGATTTCAAGAGAGCCTTGCAGAAGGAAATCAACGTCGGCCTGAAGGAGCAGAAAATCCGTTATGGCGTCGGCGCCGCTGCCGCCGTCGCATCGGTCTTCCTCGGCAACATTCCCCTCCTGCTGCTCGGGGCCATCCTGCTGTACACCGGCAAGAGCCGCTGGTGCCCGGTTTATTCTGGCCTGAGCAAGAGCACGGTGGACCCCAACGAGCCGGAGCCGACCTGCTGCGGCGGCCATCACGGCCACAGCCACTGAGGCGCAAGCGGGGCGGCCACGAGCCGCCCCGATCGTTTTGGGCGGCTTCCAAGCTGTCCGCATTCCTGATCTCGCCAAACTCACCCGATGGAAACTCTCACGCTCAATCCCGCCCACGGCGCCCGCGGCACGGTCAAACTGCCCGGCTCCAAGAGCATCTCCAACCGTACCCTGTTGCTGGCCGCGCTCGCTCGGGGCACGACCGACATCAAGGAACTGCTCGCTTCGGACGATACCGCCCGCATGCTGGAAGCCTTGCAGGCATTGGGCGTCGAACTCACGCAGACCGGCACAGATGACTGGCGCGTGGAGGGTGTGGATGGGCACTTCCCGGTCAAACAGGCCGATCTGTTCCTCGGCAATGCCGGCACCGCGTTCCGCCCCTTGACCGCTGCACTCGCCCTGTCCGGCGGGCATTACACGCTTTCCGGCGTCGCCCGCATGCACGAGCGCCCCATCGGCGATCTGGTCGATGCCTTGCGCCAAGCGGGTGCCGATGTCGGCTATTTGGGCAACGAGGGCTTTCCGCCGCTGGAGATACGGCCGGGGACGATAGCGGGTGACAAAGTTTCGGTGCGCGGCAACGTGTCCAGCCAGTTTTTGACCGCGCTGCTGATGGCTCTGCCCCTGACCGGCCGGTCCATCACCATCGGTGTGGTCGGCGAGCTGATTTCCAAGCCCTACATCGAAATCACCCTCAAGCTGATGGCGCGCTTCGGCGTGGACGTGCGGCGCGACGGCTGGCAGGCATTCACGTTGCCGGCCGGAAGCTTCTATACCAGTCCGGGCACGCTTTACGTCGAGGGCGATGCCTCGTCCGCCTCCTATTTCCTGGCGGCCGGCGCGATCGGCAAGGGTCCGGTGCGCGTCGAGGGCGTCGGCCGCGACAGCATCCAGGGCGACGTGCGCTTCGCCGAAGCGTTGGCAGCCATGGGTGCCAAGATCACCGTCGGCGAGAACTGGATAGAATCGAGCGCCGAAGGCCGCCTGCGCGCCCTGGACCTGGACTGCAACCACATCCCGGACGCCGCGATGACGCTGGCCGTCGCCGCGCTGTTCGCCGACGGCACCACCACGCTGCGCAACATCGCGAGCTGGCGCGTGAAGGAAACCGACCGCATCGCCGCGATGGCAACCGAATTGCGCAAGGTAGGCGCGGCGGTGGAGGAGGGCGCCGATTACATCCGCGTCACGCCGCCCGCCGCGCTCATCCCGGATGCGACCATAGACACTTACGACGACCACCGCATGGCGATGTGCTTCTCCCTGGTCGCACTCGGTGGGGTGCCGGTAACCATCAACGACCCCGGGTGCGTGGCCAAGACCTTCCCCGATTACTTCGAGCGCTACGGCACGATCGTCGGCTGAGCCTTGCCCGGGCAGATCACCTGGCGGCGAAGGCAGCGTCGTGTTTTCCGAGCATCTTCGTTACCGTCGGCAGCAGGGCCATCCCGCTAAGAGACACACTCTTTCCTGATGGTAAATAAGGAAATCAATAACTTAGTTGACAAGCCCGCCCGCGCCTCTAAAATGGCCGACCACTTGTAATTCCCGCTCCGGCTATTCCCTTTCTCGATGAAAGACTATCTGCTCATCCTGCTCGGCACGATGCTGGTCAACAATTTCGTGCTGGTGAAGTTTCTCGGCCTGTGCCCCTTCATGGGCGTGTCGCGCAAGCTCGAGACGGCGGTGGGCATGGGACTGGCGACCACCTTCGTGCTGACGCTCTCCTCGGTTTCCAGCTATCTGGTCAACGAATACCTGCTCACCCCGCTGGACCTGGAATACCTGCGGACCATCGTGTTCATCGTGGTCATCGCGGTGGTGGTGCAGTTCACCGAGATGGTGGTGCGCAAGAGCAGCCCGGTGCTTTATCAGGTGCTGGGTATATTCCTGCCGCTCATCACCACCAACTGCGCGGTGCTGGGCGTGGCCCTGCTCAACGTGCAGGCCAAGCACGGCTTCATCGAATCCTTTCTTTACGGCTTCGGCGCCGCGGCCGGCTTCACCCTGGTGCTGAGTCTGTTCGCCGCCATCCGCGAGCGGGTGGACGCGGCCGACGTGCCCAAGCCCTTCAAGGGCAACGCCATCGCCCTCATCACCGCAGGCCTGATGTCCGTAGCCTTCATGGGCTTCTCCGGCCTGGTCAAGGGCTGATCCCATGCTGGCGATACTGGCGGTTTGTGCGCTGTTCACCGTGTTCGGCCTGGTGCTGGGCTATTCCTCGCTGCGCTTCAAGGTCGAGGGCGATCCTTTGGTCGACAAGATTGACGCCATCCTGCCGCAGACCCAGTGCGGCCAGTGCAGCTTTCCCGGTTGCCGGCCTTATGCGGAAGCCATCGCCCAGGGCGAGGCGGACATCAACCAGTGCCCGCCCGGCGGCGAGGAAGGCGTGAATGCTCTGGCCGATCTGCTGGGTGTCGATCCCAAGCCGCTGGCCGGCGGCGCCTCGGCGGAGAAGCCTAAGAGCGTGGCGCTGATCGACGAGCAGAAATGCATAGGCTGTACCTTGTGCATCCAGGCCTGCCCGGTCGACGCCATCCTGGGCTCGGCCAAGCAGATGCACACGGTCATCGCCTCGGAATGCACGGGCTGCGAGCTTTGCATCCCGCCCTGTCCGGTCGATTGCATCAGCATGGAAGCCATTCCCGATACCCTGGCCACCTGGCAGTGGCCTGCGCCCGCCAAGCAGGTGCACTGATGTTCAAGCTCTGGTCGTTTTCCGGCGGCGTCCACCTGGACACGCACAAGGAGGAATCCAGCCGCGTTTCTTTGGGTACGGCGCGCCTGCCCGAAATGCTGATCTACCCCCTGCAGCAGCGCGGCGGCCGCGAGGCCGAGCCGGTGGTCGAACCCGGCCAGCGCGTGCTGAAAGGCCAGGTCATCGCACGCGACGGGCATCCGATGAACCCGCCCATCCACACGGCCACCTCGGGCATCGTCCGCGCCATCGAGGAACGGGAACTGCCCCATCCGTCCGGTCTGCCCGGTCTTTGCATCGTGATCGAGGCCGACGGCGAGGACGAGGCGCTGGAGTTCGCCGGCACACCCGATTACGGCGCTATCAGTCCGGATGAGCTGCGCGCCCACATCCACGAGGCGGGCATCGTCGGCCTGGGCGGGGCGGCTTTCCCCACGGCGGTGAAGGTCAATCCCGGCGAGCAGCGCCCCATCGACACCCTGGTTCTCAACGGCGCCGAGTGCGAGCCCTACATCACCTGCGACGATGCCTTGCTGCGCCATTATCCCGGTCAGGTGCTTGGCGGCGCGCGCATCCTCATGCAGATATTGGAGGTCGACCGCTGCCTGCTGGGCATAGAGGACGACATGCCCGAGGCCATCGCCGCCCTGAACGAAGAACTGGCCCACGGCGGCTATCCCGGCGTGGAAATCGTGCCGGTACCGGCGATCTACCCGACCGGCGGCGAGAAGCAGCTCATCCAGGTGTTGACCGGCCGCGAGGTGCCCGCCAACGGCATACCGGCCGATGCCGGCATCGTGTGCCAGAACGTCGGCACGGCGGCGGCGATCTATCGTGCCATCGTGCACGGCGAACCGCTGATCGAGCGCATCGTTACCGTCACCGGCCAGGGCGTGGCCCAGCCGCAAAACCTGCTGGCCCGCATCGGCACGCCCATCGCCGACCTGGTCGGGCAGTGCGGTGGCTATACCTCTCAGGCGCAGCGTCTCATTTTGGGCGGACCCATGATGGGCCTGGCCCTGCCCGGCGACGATCTGCCCCTGGTCAAGGCGGCCAACTGCATACTCGTGGCCGGCCCGAACGAGGTCATCGGCGAGAAGCAGGCCCTGGCCTGCATACGCTGCGGAGCTTGCGCCCAGGCTTGCCCGGTCGGCCTGCTGCCCCAGCAGCTTTACTGGTACAGCCGTGCCGACAAGCTGGAACGTGCGCAGGACTACAAGCTGGCCGATTGCATCGAATGCGGCTGCTGCGATGTGTCCTGCCCCAGCCATATCCCGCTGGTGCAGTATTTCCGCGCCGCCAAGAGCCGCATCGCCGCCAAAGAGAGAGACCGACTAAAGGCCGAGCACGCCCGCGAGCGCTTCGAAGCCCGCCAAGCCCGCAAGGACGAGGAAAAGCGGGAGAAAGCCGAAAGTGCCCGGCGGAAAAAGGAGCTGCTGGAGAAGGCCAAGGAGCCCGCGCAGGTGGACGCCCAGCCGGCCTTACCCGCCCAGGAGGCATGATAGGATGGCCGTTTCGCGCATCTCAATTGACAGCCAAGGCCGGAAGGAGGCCGCATGATTCATCATATTTCCATCGCCGCCCAGAATCCCGAACATGTCGCCGCCGTCCTGGCGGAAGTCCTGGGCGGCGTGTCGTTCGCCTTTCCGCCGGCCCGCGGCGGCTACATCGCATTGTGCGACGACGGCCACGCCACGGCCATCGAGGTCTATCTGGCTCAGACCCTCATGCAGCCCGGCGAAGCGGACGAGGAGGTGCGTTTCGTCGATGAAGGCCAAGCCCAGGGCTATAGCCCGACCCATGCCGCGATATCCGTCGCGCGCGACGAAGCCGCCATACATGCCATCGCCCAGCGGGAAGGCTGGCGCGCGGTGACTTGCGAGCGTGGCGGTTTGTTCAAGGTCGTCGAGTTCTGGGTCGAGAATCGTCAACTAATCGAGTTCCTGACCCCGGAGATGGCCCGCGATTATCTGGCCACCATCACGCCGCAGAAATGGGCGGGGTATCTCGAAGCCGGATTGTCCTGAGGCTGATGATCATTGTTTGGTTGATCCCCTGTGAGAGTGGGCTTCAGCCCGCGATTAGGCGCCAGTTACGGGCTGAAGCCCGCTTCAACGAGATCGGTGTAGATGGCGTCACTCCTTATTCCTGGAGAGAGAATAAAGAGCCGTAGCTGGAACGCTTGACATGCGTACGATAAAGCGTACGCTGGATGTATAAACTTCCGGGAGTGAAGCTATGACCATCATCACGGCAAGCGAAGCGCGTTCCAATCTTTACCGCCTGATAGATGACGCGGCGCAGTCGCACGAGCCCATATTGATTACGGGTAAGCGGGCTAACGCGGTTCTGGTATCCGAAGCGGACTGGGCCGCCATACAGGAAACCCTGTTTCTCTTGTCCGTTCCGGGTATGCGGGATTCCATCGTCGAGGGACTTAATACCCCGGCCGAGGAATGCACTCCGGAGCTGGATTGGTGACTTGGAGACTCGTTTATACCAAGCAAGCGCAAAAAGACGCCAAGAAACTTGCCGCGGCCGGATTGAAAGAAAAAGCCCAAGAATTATTAAGGCTGGTTGCCGAAAACCCTTTTCAAAACCCGCCGCCATACGAAAAGCTAGTTGGGGATTTGAGCGGCGCGTATTCGCGTAGGATCAACATTCAGCATCGTTTGGTTTATCAAGTTCTTGAGGAAGAGCAAGCCGTGAAAGTATTACGATTGTGGACGCACTACGAGTGAAACAGGCTCACCAACCTTATCCCGGAGAACAAGCCCATGGCCTTAACCGTCGAACAAATTGAGGAAGAGGTTCTGTCGCTGCCCAGCGAGGCGCGCGCCCTTCTTGCCGATCGCTTGGTAGAGAGCCTGGACCCGGCCGAAGATGGAATAGCCAAGTCGCTTTGGATAGCCGAGGCGCGTAAGCGTCGTGACGAGGTGAGGAGCGGCCTAGTAACACCTATACTCAGATGAGGCACAGGGGCGGATTAGGCAGTTTAGTAGGCTGGAATGAGTGTTAACGAATTCCAGCGACACATCGTTGGTTTGATAACTCTCTAAGGAGCACAGGTGGCGAGATGTCAGTCAATAACAAAGGAATTCAGTCGAAGTTTGCCGTAAAGATAGAGTCCGAAGATGCCGAATCACGGCTCGCAGTTTTGATTGACGCTGACAACGCCCAACCATCGATCATCGAAGGATTATTGGCCGAAATTGCGAAATTCGGCATTGCGAGCGTTAAGCGAATCTATGGAGATTGGACACAACCTCAGTTGGGCGGGTGGAAAAAAGTTTTGCTGCAACACTCGATTCAGCCGGTCCAGCAATTTGGATATACAAAAGGGAAAAATGCAACGGATAGCTCGCTCATCATTGATGCGATGGATTTGCTATACACCCGGCGGTTTGATGGATTTTGCCTCGTATCGAGTGATAGCGATTTTACTCGCCTGGCATCACGCTTGAGAGAGGAAGGGTTGGTCGTCTATGGTTTTGGTGAGAAAAAGACGCCGCAACCATTTGTGTCGGCTTGCGACAAGTTTGTTTATACCGAGATTTTGCGTGTAGAAGGTGAGGTTCTTCAGGAGGTGATAACCCCTAAAGAGTCTGACAAGCCGGTAGATAAGCAAAAGTTAATCGAACTAGTCATTACCACCGTGGACGATGTTTCGGAAGACAGCGGATGGGCTCACCTTGGCGCGGTTGGAAGCAACATAAATAAGCTTTCACCGGGTTTTGATCCCCGTCTATACGGCTTTAAAAAGTTCAGCGACCTCGTTAAATCCCTGAACGTGTTCGATATCGAGGAGCGGTCGTCGAATAGCAGCGGCGCCAAGTCGGTATACATCAGGAAAAAACATTGACATCCCACAAGTGGGCTTCCTCCTAACGAGCGTCAACTACTATCGGCTTCGCTATCGGATTTTCTTTGAACCCTCACCCCATGCACTTCCCCACAACTCCCTCCCCCCATCTCGCGCCGACCAACAGCGTGAGTCGCATCATGCTGCTGGTGTTGCTGGCCATGATACCCGGCATACTGGCCCAGTGGTGGCAATTCGGTCCGGGGGTGCTGGTCAATTTGGGCCTTGCTTTGGTCACGGCGGAAATCGCCGAGGCCACGGTGCTGATACTGCGCCGGCGGCCGGTCCTGCCTGCGCTGCTGGACGGCAGCGCGGCGCTGACCGCCGCCCTGCTGGCCGTCGCCTTGCCGCCGCTCGCGCCCTGGTGGCTGACGGTGTTCGGCGCGCTGTTCGCCATCATCATCGCCAAGCAGATCTACGGCGGGCTGGGCTATAACCCGTTCAACCCGGCCATGGTGGGCTACGCGGTGCTGCTGATTTCCTTTCCCCGCTACATGACGGCCTGGCTGCCGCCGGCCGATCTGGCCACGACTTCGCTGTCTTTGAGCGATGCGGCGGTGCTGATCTTCCAGCAGGTGGATAAGAGCGCCTACGACGGGCTGGCCCAGGCGACTCCGCTGGACAGCGCCAAGACCCAGTTGGGGCTCAGCCTGGGCGTGGACGAGATCCTCTCGGGCCAGGTTTTCGGCGCGTTGGGCGGCAAGGGCTGGCAGTGGGTGAACCTGGGCTATCTGCTGGGCGGCTTGTGGCTGCTGCGCAAGCAGGTCATCGCCTGGCAGATACCGGCCGGCTTCCTGGCCGGGCTGTTCGTCAGCGCCTTGCTGTTCTTCCTCTTCGATTCCGCCGCCAATTTGCCGCCGCTGTTCCATTTGTTCAGCGGCGCGACCATGCTGGGCGCATTTTTCATCGCCACCGACCCGGTCAGTGCGTCGACCACGCCGCGCGGTCGGTTGATCTACGGCGGCCTGATCGGCTTTCTGGTCATCGTCATCCGCGTCTACGGGGGGTATCCGGACGGGGTGGCCTTCGCCGTACTGCTGCTCAACCTGGCGGCGCCCACGCTCGACCATTACACCCGCCCCCGCGTTTACGGTCACGCCCGATGAGTCTGCTACCGCCCTCCGTCGTCAAGGCCGCCAAGGTCGTGGCCTTGTTCTCCGTGATCGGCACCGGCCTCGTGGCCCTGGTGCACAAGGGTACGGAGAACCGTATTTCCGCGAACCAGAGGCAGACACTGCTGCACACGCTACAGGCGCTGGTGCCGGCCGAGGCCTACGACAACGACTTGCTGGCCGACGGCATCGAGGTCGATGCCAAAGAGCTGGGCAGCGCCCGGGATGTTTCGATCTACCGAGCCCGCAAGGGCAATCAGCCGGTCGCCGTGGTCTTCGCACCCGGCGCGCCGGACGGCTACAGCGGCGAAATCCGCATGCTGGTGGCGGTCAAGGCCGACGGCACCCTGGCCGGCGTGCGCGTGATCGGACACAAGGAAACGCCCGGCCTGGGCGACCCCATCGAGGAGAACAAGTCGGACTGGATCCTGCGCTTCGCCGGCCTGTCGCTGAACAATCCGCCAGCGGCGCAATGGAAGGTCAAGCGCGACGGCGGCGCCTTCGACCAGTTCACCGGCGCGACGATCACGCCGCGCGCCGTGGTCAAGCAGGTGCGCCGCACCCTGGACTATTTCGCCGCGCATCAGGCCGAGCTGTACACGCAGGCACCGCAAACCGACGTCGATTCACCGGTAGACGAAGATGAATAATCCCCTGCTTTCCAACCTGGCCGAGAAGTTCCGCGAGATGCGCAATTCGCCGGAATTCCGCAAGATCGCCTTCGAAGGCCTGTGGAAAAACAATCAGGCCCTGGTCGCCCTGCTGGGTCTGTGCCCACTACTGGCAGTCAGCAACTCGATCATCAACGCCCTGGGGCTGGGCCTGGCGACCACCACCGCGCTGGTGCTCTCCAACGGCATCGTTTCGCTGATCCGCGAGCGCGTGACCCACGAGGTGC includes:
- the rsxA gene encoding electron transport complex subunit RsxA, with translation MKDYLLILLGTMLVNNFVLVKFLGLCPFMGVSRKLETAVGMGLATTFVLTLSSVSSYLVNEYLLTPLDLEYLRTIVFIVVIAVVVQFTEMVVRKSSPVLYQVLGIFLPLITTNCAVLGVALLNVQAKHGFIESFLYGFGAAAGFTLVLSLFAAIRERVDAADVPKPFKGNAIALITAGLMSVAFMGFSGLVKG
- the rsxB gene encoding electron transport complex subunit RsxB, which encodes MLAILAVCALFTVFGLVLGYSSLRFKVEGDPLVDKIDAILPQTQCGQCSFPGCRPYAEAIAQGEADINQCPPGGEEGVNALADLLGVDPKPLAGGASAEKPKSVALIDEQKCIGCTLCIQACPVDAILGSAKQMHTVIASECTGCELCIPPCPVDCISMEAIPDTLATWQWPAPAKQVH
- the rsxC gene encoding electron transport complex subunit RsxC, which gives rise to MFKLWSFSGGVHLDTHKEESSRVSLGTARLPEMLIYPLQQRGGREAEPVVEPGQRVLKGQVIARDGHPMNPPIHTATSGIVRAIEERELPHPSGLPGLCIVIEADGEDEALEFAGTPDYGAISPDELRAHIHEAGIVGLGGAAFPTAVKVNPGEQRPIDTLVLNGAECEPYITCDDALLRHYPGQVLGGARILMQILEVDRCLLGIEDDMPEAIAALNEELAHGGYPGVEIVPVPAIYPTGGEKQLIQVLTGREVPANGIPADAGIVCQNVGTAAAIYRAIVHGEPLIERIVTVTGQGVAQPQNLLARIGTPIADLVGQCGGYTSQAQRLILGGPMMGLALPGDDLPLVKAANCILVAGPNEVIGEKQALACIRCGACAQACPVGLLPQQLYWYSRADKLERAQDYKLADCIECGCCDVSCPSHIPLVQYFRAAKSRIAAKERDRLKAEHARERFEARQARKDEEKREKAESARRKKELLEKAKEPAQVDAQPALPAQEA
- a CDS encoding type II toxin-antitoxin system Phd/YefM family antitoxin is translated as MTIITASEARSNLYRLIDDAAQSHEPILITGKRANAVLVSEADWAAIQETLFLLSVPGMRDSIVEGLNTPAEECTPELDW
- a CDS encoding Txe/YoeB family addiction module toxin gives rise to the protein MTWRLVYTKQAQKDAKKLAAAGLKEKAQELLRLVAENPFQNPPPYEKLVGDLSGAYSRRINIQHRLVYQVLEEEQAVKVLRLWTHYE
- a CDS encoding addiction module protein; this encodes MALTVEQIEEEVLSLPSEARALLADRLVESLDPAEDGIAKSLWIAEARKRRDEVRSGLVTPILR
- a CDS encoding NYN domain-containing protein translates to MSVNNKGIQSKFAVKIESEDAESRLAVLIDADNAQPSIIEGLLAEIAKFGIASVKRIYGDWTQPQLGGWKKVLLQHSIQPVQQFGYTKGKNATDSSLIIDAMDLLYTRRFDGFCLVSSDSDFTRLASRLREEGLVVYGFGEKKTPQPFVSACDKFVYTEILRVEGEVLQEVITPKESDKPVDKQKLIELVITTVDDVSEDSGWAHLGAVGSNINKLSPGFDPRLYGFKKFSDLVKSLNVFDIEERSSNSSGAKSVYIRKKH
- the rsxD gene encoding electron transport complex subunit RsxD, with the protein product MHFPTTPSPHLAPTNSVSRIMLLVLLAMIPGILAQWWQFGPGVLVNLGLALVTAEIAEATVLILRRRPVLPALLDGSAALTAALLAVALPPLAPWWLTVFGALFAIIIAKQIYGGLGYNPFNPAMVGYAVLLISFPRYMTAWLPPADLATTSLSLSDAAVLIFQQVDKSAYDGLAQATPLDSAKTQLGLSLGVDEILSGQVFGALGGKGWQWVNLGYLLGGLWLLRKQVIAWQIPAGFLAGLFVSALLFFLFDSAANLPPLFHLFSGATMLGAFFIATDPVSASTTPRGRLIYGGLIGFLVIVIRVYGGYPDGVAFAVLLLNLAAPTLDHYTRPRVYGHAR